Proteins encoded by one window of Methylovirgula ligni:
- a CDS encoding acyl carrier protein: MSDVAERVKKIVIEHLGVDADKVTDDANFIEDLGADSLDTVELVMAFEEEFGVEIPDDAAESIVTVGDAVRFLDKATAAS; this comes from the coding sequence ATGAGTGATGTCGCCGAGCGCGTGAAGAAAATTGTTATCGAGCATCTCGGCGTCGACGCCGACAAGGTCACTGACGACGCGAACTTTATCGAAGACCTCGGGGCTGACTCGCTCGATACGGTTGAACTCGTGATGGCCTTCGAAGAAGAGTTTGGCGTCGAGATCCCGGACGATGCGGCCGAGTCGATCGTCACTGTGGGCGATGCGGTCCGCTTCCTGGACAAGGCCACGGCGGCAAGCTGA
- the fabF gene encoding beta-ketoacyl-ACP synthase II — MRRVVITGLGVVSPLACGVEATWQRLIASQSGAGLIQGFETSDLACKIAMQVPRGDGSDATFNPDQWMDPKDQRKVDDYIIYGVAAATQALADAGWKPETEEDRERTGVLIGSGIGGLGGIAETAITLLQKGPRRVSPFFISGRLINLVSGYVSIMHGLKGPNHAVVTACSTGAHAIGDAARLIALGDADVMVAGGAESAINRIGIAGFAACKALSTNFNDRPKQASRPYDRDRDGFVMGDGAGCVVLESYDGAKARGAKIYAEVVGYGLSGDAYHITAPDPTGNGALRSMRAAVKRAGITAHDIDYINAHGTSTPLGDEAELTAVHGLLDTTNGTNALSMSSTKSAIGHLLGAAGAVEAIFCVLAIRDQIVPPTLNLDNPSVTTTIDLVPHKARKREVEFALSNSFGFGGTNASLILKAVA; from the coding sequence ATGCGCAGGGTGGTGATTACCGGTCTCGGCGTGGTTTCGCCGCTTGCCTGCGGTGTCGAGGCGACGTGGCAGCGTCTTATCGCCAGCCAGAGTGGCGCCGGCCTGATCCAGGGGTTTGAAACCTCCGATCTCGCCTGCAAGATCGCCATGCAGGTGCCGCGCGGCGATGGCAGCGATGCGACCTTCAATCCCGACCAGTGGATGGACCCGAAGGATCAGCGCAAGGTCGACGATTACATCATCTACGGCGTCGCCGCCGCCACGCAGGCGCTGGCGGACGCGGGCTGGAAGCCGGAGACCGAGGAAGATCGTGAGCGCACCGGCGTGCTCATCGGCTCCGGTATCGGCGGCCTCGGCGGTATCGCCGAGACGGCCATCACCCTGCTTCAGAAGGGCCCGCGCCGCGTCTCCCCGTTCTTCATCTCCGGCCGTCTGATCAATCTCGTCAGTGGCTATGTCTCGATCATGCACGGCCTGAAGGGGCCGAACCATGCAGTCGTGACCGCCTGTTCGACGGGCGCACATGCAATTGGCGATGCGGCACGGCTCATCGCGCTTGGCGATGCCGACGTCATGGTCGCGGGCGGCGCGGAATCGGCGATCAATCGGATCGGCATCGCCGGCTTTGCCGCATGCAAGGCGCTCTCGACGAATTTCAACGACCGGCCGAAGCAGGCCTCGCGCCCCTATGACCGCGATCGCGACGGCTTCGTCATGGGCGACGGCGCCGGCTGCGTCGTGCTCGAAAGCTACGATGGCGCCAAGGCGCGCGGCGCCAAAATCTACGCCGAGGTCGTTGGCTATGGTCTTTCCGGCGACGCCTATCATATCACCGCGCCAGATCCGACCGGCAACGGCGCGCTGCGCTCAATGCGCGCCGCGGTGAAGCGCGCGGGGATCACAGCGCATGACATCGATTACATCAACGCGCACGGCACCTCGACGCCGCTGGGCGACGAAGCGGAACTCACCGCCGTTCATGGCTTGCTGGATACGACCAACGGCACCAACGCCCTGTCGATGTCATCGACCAAATCAGCGATCGGGCATCTGCTCGGCGCGGCGGGCGCGGTCGAGGCGATTTTCTGCGTCCTGGCGATTCGCGACCAGATCGTTCCGCCGACGTTGAACCTCGACAATCCGTCGGTGACGACGACGATCGATCTCGTGCCGCACAAGGCACGCAAGCGCGAGGTCGAATTCGCCTTGTCGAATTCCTTCGGCTTCGGTGGCACCAACGCGAGCCTGATTCTCAAGGCCGTCGCCTAG